In Nostoc sp. CENA543, a single genomic region encodes these proteins:
- a CDS encoding AI-2E family transporter — protein sequence MNNPSINFILNKLLEQISTNKLFRYLLLFALGWGIVQVLAYFSTVIVIFTLAAVVAFLLNYPVQWMQRFLPHTVAVIIVFLLSLLILIGFTLTIGFAALSQGQQLLQQSPDFINFVISLLERLQTLLQQWNLQVDFSAIEEEIRNQALAGIAVGLGTAQRLLANLVDLILIAVVAFFMLLNGANLWNFFLKLFPEHLRSKITSSIQRNFLGFFWGRLILSVFFGVSTFIVFLILQVPYTLILATIAGVFDLIPGIGATLGISIVALIVLPQGIWVSIKVLVGCILLQQVEENLLMPRIMQGSLNINPVVMFFALLIGARVAGLLGVFLAVPVAGVIISLFEMNELKSEQ from the coding sequence ATTAACAACCCATCAATCAATTTCATATTAAATAAATTGTTAGAACAAATAAGTACCAACAAATTATTCCGCTACTTACTACTCTTCGCCCTTGGGTGGGGAATAGTCCAAGTTTTAGCTTACTTTTCCACGGTAATCGTCATTTTTACTTTGGCAGCAGTTGTAGCTTTTTTACTCAATTATCCTGTGCAGTGGATGCAGCGTTTTTTACCTCATACTGTAGCAGTGATTATAGTTTTTCTACTCAGTCTCTTAATTCTGATTGGTTTTACATTGACAATTGGTTTTGCAGCTTTATCTCAAGGACAACAATTACTCCAACAATCTCCAGATTTTATTAATTTCGTTATATCTTTATTAGAACGACTACAAACTTTACTACAACAGTGGAACTTGCAAGTAGATTTTAGTGCTATTGAAGAAGAAATTCGCAATCAAGCTTTAGCGGGAATCGCTGTAGGTTTAGGGACTGCTCAAAGATTACTCGCCAACTTAGTTGATCTAATTCTGATTGCTGTTGTAGCTTTTTTTATGTTGCTCAATGGTGCAAATCTGTGGAATTTCTTTCTAAAACTTTTTCCCGAACACCTGCGTAGTAAAATCACCAGTTCTATTCAGCGCAACTTTTTAGGCTTTTTTTGGGGACGGCTAATTTTATCAGTTTTCTTTGGAGTTTCTACATTTATTGTCTTTTTAATTTTACAAGTGCCTTATACATTAATTTTAGCTACCATTGCCGGTGTTTTTGATTTGATTCCAGGTATTGGAGCTACATTAGGTATTAGCATTGTCGCTTTGATTGTTTTACCGCAAGGAATTTGGGTGAGTATTAAGGTATTAGTTGGTTGTATTTTACTGCAACAGGTCGAAGAAAATTTGTTGATGCCTCGGATTATGCAAGGCTCTTTAAATATTAATCCAGTAGTGATGTTTTTTGCCTTATTAATAGGTGCGAGAGTCGCAGGACTACTAGGAGTTTTTCTGGCAGTTCCCGTTGCTGGAGTGATTATTAGTTTATTTGAAATGAATGAGTTAAAATCAGAGCAGTAA